CGTACAGTTCGGATTATACAAGTTGTTAGAATTCCACATGAACTCAAAGTGTTCTATAGATTTTTGTACATGTCACTTGGTCTAGCTGGATATCTCATGGTGATTATCATACTTCAAAAGAAATTGGATTTTACAAGGGCTGAGTATGGTTTGAGTGCAGCCCTTGTAGTTTTCTTGCTTTTCTTACCACTTGGTTTGGTGATAAAGGAAGAAATCAATTCATGGAATTCAAAGAAACAAGCTTTGGATAGTATTTCTGAGGTGAAAGTGGTTATCGAGAACCATAAAAGTAGTAGTACTGAGGCTCCTCAGCTGCCATCAGTACCACAATCATCAGTTGCCATCAGCACTGACGTTACTTTTAAGAAACAAGCTTTGGATAGTGTTCCTGAGAAGTCAGATAGTACTACTGATATTGTTAACTTAAAAGATCCAGAAGTTTCTTGCTGGAAAACAGTTTTTCGACCGCCCGATCGAGGCGAAGACTTCACTATACTCCAAGCTCTCTTCAGTCTTGACATGTTGATCCTATTTTTTGCTACAATTTGTGGAGTTGGAGGTACTTTAACAGCTATAGACAACTTAGGACAAATTGGAACATCACTTGGTTACCCTAAAAAAAGTATTAGCACATTTGTGTCTTTAGTAAGCATATGGAATTATTTAGGGAGAGTAGTGGCTGGTTTCTTATCTgaatatttcttgaaaaaatacAAATTTCCAAGACCTTTAGCCCTAACCATAACACTAATAATCTCTTGCATAGGACACATTTTAATTGCATTTAATGTCCCTGGTGGACTATATATTGCATCTATAATTATTGGATTTTGCTTTGGGGCACAATGGCCATTACTTTTTGCAATAATTTCTGAACTTTTTGGACTAAAATACTACTCAACATTGTACAATTTTGGGTCAGTAGCAAGTCCAATTGGTTCATATTTACTTAATGTAAAAGTGGCTGGTTATTTATATGATAAAGAGGCAGAAAAACAATTGAAGGCATTGGGAAGGAGAAGAATGGATGGGGAAGATTTGAATTGTGATGGAGTTGTGTGTTTTAAATTAGCTTTTATTATTATAACATTAGTTACTATTTTTGGGGCTTTTGTTTCAACAATTTTAGTGATTAGGACTAGGAAATTTTATAAGAGTGATATTTATAAGAAATTTAGAGAACAAGCTAAGGATGCTGAAATGGAAATGGCATTAGCACAAAATGGTACTACTAAGAGAAAAGAATTAAATTAGATAGTGTTTTGCATCTTTTgtaatatatatttgtacatgttatgaaatatatttttgatattttctctTACATGtactttccttttctttcttttaaaatgtaaattaattattgtgttAATGGGTATACTTTAAAGCTTATGGAGGAGTCTTCACTTCACATTGAAAGCTATTTCAAATAGCACCTTTTATCCTCtcttttttcaaaagaaagagGAAATGTTGATAATTCAGGCTTGAAATgaaattatttgatatttttagcgTGAAAAATAACGAAGAAAAGAGAAATGAGAGTGAAGTCCAAGCTAACCTTTTTAATAGAATTTGACCGCCAATTTTATTAAGTAacgaattataaaaaaaatatgttatttacgAGCAATTTCAAAACAAATCAGTGATGAATATTATAACTAATTTcagaatgtatatatatatttagtgatTTCATAGTTAAAGCTAAACAGGAGAACTTTTTATAGAGGCTGTTTGGATTGGTTTTCAGCTTTTTGGAGTGTTTGACTGgccaacttaaaattattttgtgtttaaaataagcctcaataagtagttgggtttatttgaatgaacttattttaaacagtttataagttgaaaatagtTTATAAGTCAAAACAAAAGTTGGACTACacctactatttttttttaatttataaataatttttaatttataaattgcttaaaaataaatcaatgtTAATAATCTATAATAATTGGTGTATTATTATTTGACTAGTTGAAATATCTGTCGAAAAAGACAGCTGTTTTGTTTGACCAAAACATGTGGTGTTGAATATTCGTAAACAGTCTAGTAGATAGtcatattttttaaacatataattaacactacattttaaaaaaatgttagaatCCAATAATAATGGAGATCAAGTGTGCCCCAcatattgatcatatcaaaactatatctattatgaaaaaatatgatgagatgaatgattttttttttcatcttaactaaaaatcttaattttaaattttgaaaataaataatttttaataagaagagttttatttttaaatgaactAAAGTGAGTCCAATATGAATTAGTCCGATCATAAAATGATTTCGAGTTGTGTGGAAAAGAAATACAATTCAACTTATTGAGTTGATAtatcaaatttgatattttaccaTATAATTTTGGAGGCTTTCACTTTCAATAGCATTTAGGCATGCCAACTTTCAGGTCCAATTAATGTGACTCATGAATAACTAATCTACCCAAGGTTGTGGTAAGTGATGAATATTCTTTTCCTCGTAATCAAAAATCtcgaaaattttgaatttaaattttagaaatgaaattatttttcatatagaACATAATTTATTTCTTCAAAATAAGACCCCGTCTTTATTTGAACTTTTCTTATCCGTTTAATATATTGAGAGCAGGAACAATCACGAAGCCTTTTTAAGAACGACACCCTCGTCCCTCTAAGAGGTTCTGCCCCCGTCCTTCCAAGAGGATCATCAATAACTTTGCATATCATCAGGTATCACTACGACGAATAAAGGATTTTGCTATAATTATTTAacgataataacataaatattgCTATTATATATTTTGTGACAATAATATAATGTAGGTATTTATAatcatctctctctctctctatatatatataccttgaaaGGCTTTAGCAATTTTGAATTCAGTGACATTCACTCAATTACTGTTCGCGACAATAAATATTATTGCTAAAAGGAAAATCTATTGCCAGTAAcactctatttgggtggtgcTTTTCCATGGAGTGTTATGGCCTATTTATTGGCACAGACAGACTAGTCACAGTCAAAGAGTCATTTGGGTCGAATTTTTATAAGGCTAATTTTGTGTGCTTCTTTGTGGCACGAGTTTAATATAAAATTGGAACTTGTTTCTGTAAGTGCTTCTGTGTTTCTGATTTCGCAGGCATTGTCTAAGTGTGAAACgaaattgagaaaaaagaaagaaaggttgaGTCTAAGAGTTAGGTTGCCGAAGTAGGTTAGATCATCGTGAATtgactccccccccccccccccctacgTGGTCTATATCAAGAGTTTTTTTCATCacaaaaactcaaaatcaagatttttatttaaagatACAGAGATCACATTTATCCATCGTACTCTTAGACGGTGATCCTTTAGATTTTATATATGTTAGAATATTCCATACGCATAATATAATATGAACCTTCTTAATTATTGTGGCCATTATCAACTAATAAGTCTATCAAGCTTAATTACGAGGGGTCGTATGTTAAATAGTaattaattttgattatttcatatcttgattttagattaaaaataaGTTATATGGCAAAAAAAATCAAGCAAAAATAATGTTGTTTCCTCTAAATTATGGGTTTATATTTAatactattttaaaattttcaaaaatttcttaATATAAACTTATATTTTATATCGAAAATTATATGTTCAGATGAGCCCGTAGTCCAAGAGCTACCTCGACCCCTGATTTGTTTATCTTCATTCTCATGTTTAAAATTGTGCATAaacttattaaaataataattaacaagttatcgtataaatattaaactactcaataatataactttttttGTACTATCAGCTATATAATGTATTTATGTGACacgttatttttattttatttttaatataatatgtgAAAAGGGGAGGACCTAGAATAAACGTTATAAGTTTGATGGAATTTATAATTACTTTGGTCAAATTAAAaccttatatttattttaagaaatttataaaatatgaatcaattaataaataaaaattaaaaaaaattcaaacccataaactttaaattgtgGGAcacttctaatttttttcatggtagtaaattttttgaatattaaaatCCCTAATTTAAAGGATATTGGTCCAAAACTCCAGCAACCCCTAATTTCTTGAGGAAAAAGGAATTATACTCTGtgaataattattataaatatttacttCAGGAATATGCATAGAGTACGACTGTTAATTTCCAATAAACAAATCAAGAATTACGCTATCtaattatgcaaattaaatatatcTTATTTATACCAAGACTCTGTATCAATTCAAAATATCTATCAACTTTATACTTTTATATATCCAATAATGgaattaatataaatacatCAATTCAAAATTAATAATGACTCCTTAATTGTCACACTTCTGACCAAATTACACTCTATAACGCTTATAAgtattttatccttaataaaaCTAACATCCTATATACACAAAATTCCCATAAATAAAACCTTTATATCACTCATATCACCTTTGTTTAAcacttcaaaaaataatttagcaaAAATATGGCTAGTGATTTTGAATTATGCAATTTCTTGGTGGACCATCGTTCATGATGTTTGCTTCATTCTTGATCATGGCTGGTGCAGGTGCaacatatttattttgatgtatattcGAAAACTATAAAATCGACTCTTGGATATGACCAATCTACCCTCAATCTTCTTAGTACATTCAGAGATTTGGGTGCTAATGTTGGTGTCCTTTCTGGTCTTTTAGCCGAGGTAACGCCAACTTGGTTCGTTCTTTTTAGTCGGGTCAATAATGAATTTTActggatatttttttatttggctACCCGCCAAAATCATCCTTAAACTATACTTCAAGTTTAAATTACATCCTTGAAATATTATTCTTAACAGAAAATTtccttcaaatatttaaaatttaacaatttTCATCCTTCTACTAGAATTTTTCAGAAAACTAACAGATCCTATAAAAATCAAGTCACccatttgtatttattattctaaAATACGCCAAAAATATTATCGTGAACTTTTTGGGCAATTGAGTTTAGCATTATgcaaaaaaatttaattcacagtttttttcatttatttttcatgtcatttaatattaaaaaattactagTTGAAATATGTTTCTTCTCAACTGAATCTGCTTAAGGCGGTGTTTGTAGGAGACTTACACTTCTAATAATGGAGAATGAAACTCAAATGCGAGACATAATcagaattttgattaaaaactcAAATGCGagacataaataaaattttgatcacCTTAATATCATATTGCACCAAAAAATTATTGATCTAACTACCATTTGACTTTAAAAAAGTTAAAGATAATTAAGCTCCAGCTTTTTTCCGTTggtaaaagagaagaagagcaGATCATGTATCTTCACACCTTCCTAACATTTTTTGTTTCAGCAAGCAATGGTGTCCGCgatttttaatattcttttttttggagCTTTTTATTGAAGATATCGAATTATGCAGAAAAACTTTTTGTTCACATGAATTGCACATGTTTTTGTAGGATTCCTTAATTTTTTGACAATATCTAACTGAAGGATGAAAATTGTTAACTTTTAAATACTTGGAGGATGTTttctatcaaaaaataaattttaagaatgtaATTTAAGTTTGGGGTATAGTTTAAGAATGTTTTTggtcaaaaactcaaaaatattgCAACACCTAAAGTATGGCATACGTATTGGTGCTAATTCACAACATTTTGCTAATACTGATTTGCTTGTTACATGTGTTAAAAATTTCCCAGAAAGTAGAGGAATGATGTCCGGATTGATGAAGGTTTTGTAGGGTTAATTGGTGCAATTTTTACACAACTTTATTTGGCTATTTATGGTGATAATTCTAAGTCTTTGATACTTTTATTCTTTTACTTGGTTGGCTACCTGCATTGCTATCAATTCTTTTCATATTTAGCATTAGGGAAAAGAAATTTTCTAGGCATCCTAATGAGGTTAAAGTATTTCATGTGAATCTTGTTATATCAATTATATTGGCATTATTATTGATGGGGATGACAATTGCACAAAAGTACCTTGATTTCTCACACATTGGTTATGTTGCATGTGCCACTATAGTTTGTGTGGTGTTATTTTTGCCATTACTTGTTGTAATAAGGGAGGAGTATTCAAGTTGGAagttgaaaaaagaaagaattggaAAGTACACCTTCTAGGGTTATTGTTGAAGAACCCCCTTTGCCGGAATCTAAGGCGTCAGTGTCGGAAATCATTGAGTTACCGGAATATTCTTCCATGGCAAGAACACAAGAGAAGAAGGACGTTGGATGTTTTAGTGACATATTCAAGAAGCCAAAAAGGGGTGAGGATTATACCATACTACAAGCCTTATTGAGTATAGGCATGTTGATTCTATTTGTGGCAACTTTTTGTGGGCTAGGGTGTAGTTTAACATCAATAGACAATTTGGGACAAATTGGAGAGTCCTTAGGGTATCCACAACACACCATTAGTACATTTGTGTCACTAATGAGCATATGGAACTATTTTGGTAGGGTTTACTCAGGTTTTATTTCTGAAAAACTTCTCTTGAAGTGGAAAGTCTCTCGCACTCTTATGATGACCTTTGCTCTCCTCTTGCCTGCCATCGGCAATCTCATCATCGCATTTCCATTCCCCGGTTCAGTTTATGTGGCATTGTTGTTAATAGGCTTTTCTTTTGGTGTTCAATTGAcgcttttttttattataatattagaGCTATTCGGATTAAAGTATTACGTACTCAACGTTGTTCAATTGCGGTCAATTGGCTAGTCCACTTGGATCATACATATTGAATGTGCAAATTGTGgaagactatatgataatgaGGCAT
This Solanum dulcamara chromosome 1, daSolDulc1.2, whole genome shotgun sequence DNA region includes the following protein-coding sequences:
- the LOC129899269 gene encoding protein NUCLEAR FUSION DEFECTIVE 4-like, whose amino-acid sequence is MTMNLPIRVLMSRWFMVFGTILILSAAGATYMFGLYSGDIKSSLGYDQTTLNLLSFFKDLGSNVGILSGLINEISPPWVVLSIGAVLNFFGYFMIWMAVTKKMSTPKVWLMCLYICIGANSQSFANTGALVTCVKNFPESRGAVLGLLKGFVGLSGAILTQIYHAIYGNDSKSLILLIGWLPAVISFVFLRTVRIIQVVRIPHELKVFYRFLYMSLGLAGYLMVIIILQKKLDFTRAEYGLSAALVVFLLFLPLGLVIKEEINSWNSKKQALDSISEVKVVIENHKSSSTEAPQLPSVPQSSVAISTDVTFKKQALDSVPEKSDSTTDIVNLKDPEVSCWKTVFRPPDRGEDFTILQALFSLDMLILFFATICGVGGTLTAIDNLGQIGTSLGYPKKSISTFVSLVSIWNYLGRVVAGFLSEYFLKKYKFPRPLALTITLIISCIGHILIAFNVPGGLYIASIIIGFCFGAQWPLLFAIISELFGLKYYSTLYNFGSVASPIGSYLLNVKVAGYLYDKEAEKQLKALGRRRMDGEDLNCDGVVCFKLAFIIITLVTIFGAFVSTILVIRTRKFYKSDIYKKFREQAKDAEMEMALAQNGTTKRKELN